The Paroedura picta isolate Pp20150507F chromosome 2, Ppicta_v3.0, whole genome shotgun sequence sequence agcataagaaacatccattaaaaccaggaattaaaacatcttaaaatatagagaatacaaaaggtagaaaatacaaaaggtagatagacacagctgtccagattcatttaaaacagaccattctattacgaattttgatcgctgctgcgcagaacttagcaactctataagttgtgttgttttctatatctgcaagcagcagagaaatgtaaaattctcctgagtgccctgggaatctgcctagcaatggaagaattagactagttcgaatctcattatagaatcgacattgaaagagaacatgttccatggtttctacatgcccagagccacagatgcatttcctttcagtatagggtaTTTATAATCCATCACCATTTCACTATTTCCCTGAAAATTACATGTGGCAAGGAAGGTCATCTTGTACCTACATTTTAAGTATTCAACAATTTTGTTGTGGCCATGTGCAATaggtaggtttgccaacctccaagttggGTCTGGAGTTGTCCTGCTTCCAGAGATCTTATGACTATAATCAGTTCTTCTGGGTAGAATGGCAACATCAGAGGGTggatggcatcacatccctgctaagttgcctcctttccccaaatctgGCCTCCACAAAGCTTCAGccacaaatcttcaggaatttcctaacccagagttgacCACTGTAATGAACTACTGGCACAATTGGCTGAGCTGATGCTGCATCTTACATTCTAGGCCATGGAAGATCAAAGGGCTAAATGACACATTCCATTTTGTGCACTGCACTGTTTGGAATGTATATAGTGAAATAGCCTGTTGAACAGCCATAAGCAGATCAATGAAAAGTTGAACTGATGACAGAAAACCAGCTCCATGTTCGCAACCTATAAACAGGATGTGAGCTGAACTGCTGGGTGGCTGAGCATCTCTCCTTGAAAACCTTCAGAAAAGACCTCTTCACTCAAGTTAAGTACCTCTGCATTCCTCTCTAACCTTGATCCCATTCATTTTCATATTGCACAAGTGTGTGGGCATTTGGAATATCTGCATTTCTTGTGAACCAAGTAATCGGTGCTATTATATACCTAATATTTTTTATTGTATAAGTGTCTTTTATATCCGGCTCAATAAACTATCTTTGCTTAAAATGTCTCCCTGTCCCATCCTCCCCCAGACTTGCTCTGGAGCCCCATCTCTTTTCTCAGAATAGACTCCAGgctatgccacatttctctagtCATGTGTTAAAACCTAAACCAACATCCTAATTAACAACTAGAATAGTTTGTAGATGAGAGATTTATTCCTGGACTTGATTAATTTAGTGTGAAATTGGCTCCAGAATGGCCAGAGCTCATTCATAGAAATATACCTAACATAAATGTGCACATATCACACACAATAACAGATGTAACAACCTGCTCTGACTACTTAGTCTTGTAGACAGCACTGATTTTCCAAGGAATTACACATGCTGGATATCTATGGTCCAAGAATGGTTCTTCTTTTAGGATATCTACCTTTGACTTCATGCATACAATCGAGTACAGCAGTGCTGGAAATCATAACTAGGTAAGCAATTCATGAGAGAGTTAAAAATGTAGAAGTTTTCCAGGGAAATGATACAAAGCAAGTTTTGTACCGCATTTATTGCATTGTGGTTGGCTGGTTGCTTAAACAAACTGAACGGATATGCTTATAGGTAAGAAAAACACCATTTGTTTTTTGTCAGCCTTAAATGGATAGCATGTCTATTTTTTCTGAAATAGAAAAAGGTTTTGCTACTGTTTGAAGAACAAACCCCTGACTTTGGACACATGCCAAAGGTATATTTTTGTAATTGTGTTATCCGATCACTGCCCAGATTATCAGATCACTGACTGGATTCATGGCTATGACATGTAATCTACTTCAAGAAAATGATCAAATAAATGTGTAAGAGGCATTCATGAATGTCTGGAGAGAAGAGCAGAGAAGAGGAGAGTGATAATTCACAGAGAGTGAGTATAACACGAAAAGGCTGGGAGAAAGCATGTATACCTTGCCTAGCACAGTACTGTATCTTTGAAGTTCTGCCTCATTACATGGATGGTTCATTGTCTCAAAAGGTCACACAAGGTGTGCTGAGACTCAAGGAGGGTTATATGCTTCCAGTGGAAGGTTTAGGGGTATGGTAAATAAAATGGCACAATGCGGATAATCTCTGAAAGCCCCAATATTTAAGATAGTTCTGCATGCGCTCATTATCAAGAGCTACATTGCCATATACAGGGTAGCCCGATGCATGGACACGCATGGCCAGGTCCTTATTGATGATAGTAATGTAGCCCTGACCACGATACTCTGGAAGGGTATAGCCATGTGCCAGTGCACCAAAAGGATCCAAGATGCTCCAGCTGACCAGGCGTCCATTGCTGTCCAGGATGCAGCTGTTGGGGAAGGAGCGCACCAAAGCGGCCAGGTACCCACGACTGTGTTTGCTGCCCCCATAGGCCCATGTTTCATTCAGCAGGTCAACATGGGAACTATTCAAAGTGGAAAGCCTCAGGCTGGGATCTAGCCTGGAAGGAAAGAGAGCCCCCAACAGAAAACCCCACAAAAAACTGTTAATGCAACAGGAGGAGAGCGAAATATAATAATGTGTCCTTGTGGATTCGACTAAAAGTAAACTTAGTCTAGCACAGCTTGCTACACATCGGAGGCTCAGAAACATTCTGCATGCATTTTTGAACATCTTTGATGGCAAAATTTCCATCTTCCCCCCGGCTTGATAGACCTTTTGATAAAAATGCCCCCGGGGGAACAACCACAGGGGAGCCCGATGCCCAGGCTAAAATTTTGGCACCCTGCCTCAAGGGTCTTAAgtgaccaaactaccctaaataattgtgccaggcaagAGCTCATAGACACAATAGAAGCAGCATAAAACTCAAATTTCGCCACGTTCACTGCTatctcatacaccttcataagtgtgcagtaagatgttcttgccaccttGTTGCGAATCTTCCTCCGCACTCACTCTCATTGTTTTACTGCTGTCTTCTTCTCCCATAGCTCTGACATATATCACAGAGTTAATTTGAGGTGAGGACGGAGATGACATCAAAGAGTGAACTTATCAATATCAGCTactaggtgggactgccagtcctccaccagcaccACAAGTGAGTAACTGAGATGTATTGGGCCTCCATTCAGATCCAAAAGTCTCTGTGAGTGGACTAAAATATGCCCACCACCAAAGCAGGGAGGGGTTGGTACCCTAAACTGGgccttcagagcatagtggtATGACTATGGGACATCAGTCACCATCAGATCTACCTCTACCCCAGCGCCAAAGTTCAAGTTGAGGGTGTgtccagcctgatgggtggggccggTGACAATTGGGAGAatcctagtgtcaccatggctgatacCAGGTCCGAACCAAACCCAGAGGATGGTGAATCAGCATgaatgttgaagtcccccaaCATTATATGTCTTGGGTACTGTAATACCCAGGCTGTTACCACCTCCAGGAGGCTTGACAGGGGAGCTGGTAGTGTACTAGGTGGCTGgcacaccaaccagatggccaagtccTCCACCGAACTCCACTCTATGCCAACTCAGTCCACTCCCAAGATAGATGGCACCAGGAGAACCCTGTAGGAGAAAGTCTCCTGCAAGGTAGAGGGCTTGTTGTTAATCAGCCTGGTGTTACacaagatcacagaatcacagaatcacagaatcatagagttggaaggggccatacaggccatctagtccaaccccctgctcaacgcaggatcagctcaaagcatcctaaagcatccaagaaaagtgtgtatccaacctttgcttgaagactgccagtgagggggagttcaccacctccttaggcagcctattcagtcTCAGTTCCTCCCAAGCCTTCACCCTCACATGTCTGGGGATGGTACAAAGGTTAGAAGAGTGGCGAGTGTGTCCAGGCATCCGGCTGTGACAGCTCCACGGCTGGAGCCTCAGTGTACCATTATATCTCCCCACTCTTCTGTCCCACCTCTTACCACCATGATATCACCTTGGCCTTGGTAGGGCCACTCcactggcttccccctcccctggtaaGCTCCTCTGAAGGGATCCAAACATCCTACACATTAACTAGCCCCAGACTTACACTGTACTAAAAatacccactccctcccaacccaATCCACTCACAACCCACCCAACTACcacccaatctcctcctaaaaacttccaacaaaggtgATTCCACCCCACTTCAAGGCAGCATATCCCATTTACAAATaaccctcactgtcagaaaatgctaaCTGATATTTAAGAGAAACcttctttcctgtaatttgaatccattgcttgGTTTCTAAAGCTGTAGTAAACAAGTTAgttccctcttcaacatgtctaccttttattaAACACAGCAATCATAtcatccctttcccttctcttctccaagttaTGCATACCCACCTCTCTGGACTTTTCCTCTTAATGATTATGGGTTCCCCAAAAAGTATGTAGTGCTGCAGTTTGCACTGCAAACGAAAGGGAGGGGGACAAGATGGACACTTACTGACGTGCCTGCATTTTATTTGGGTCAGGGTGCAAGTAAGTGAAGTAGGAAGATGGTGAGAACTGTGTTTGCTTGGCGGCGGCAGCATCTCGGGAAGCCTCATAGAGCCCATCCTGGTGCCCTGTAGAGAGTGGGGGAATAGCCAGTCACTAAGAGAAGGGAGTACATATCAGGCTTAAATGTATGCATTCAAGACTAGCATTAAAGTAATGGACCCCTCCTCCTAACTATGGCTGCCCATTAGTGGAATAACTGCACTATCCTAAGCAGCATTTACCTCCTTTTAAGACAATCAgctctgatctggatggcccaggctaacccagcCTCTTCAgaaggggaccaccaaggaagtcaagggttactaggcagagacaggcaatagcaaaccacctctgtttgtctcttgcctttgaAATTCTGCTGGGTCAAAATAAATCACACGAGACTTTGTGGTGTTTTCCACTACCAAGCCCATGGGCTTCAATAGAGTTAGATGCGTTTTGCACTTCTTAGGAAGAACAAAATGTTGTTCTGCTACTATAGATTAACACAGCTACATAACTGAAGCTATCTGCTCAAGATAGCAAAGTAAGCATTatactttattttaaagaatCAGAAAGGATTTGGTTGGCAGCTCTCTTGAGCCCTATTttggaggggaaagtggcatatttaaatacataaatgatGGGTGGAGGGAACATTTGCGGTTATTCTGATAAAAATATTCTCATGGTATCACAATATGGCTGTATGTTGTTTTAACTCCACAAAGAGGTAATAGAAAAGGTAGAACACTATGAGGAAGAACACTAAGAAAATGACAATGAAT is a genomic window containing:
- the LOC143829570 gene encoding glycine N-acyltransferase-like protein 3 isoform X2; this translates as MLILSCPSKLQLLEGILRKSLPQTLSVAKDDSDLYTNMYAAFYHDLDAYRTLLQDSDAVNWAQTLYILGHQDGLYEASRDAAAAKQTQFSPSSYFTYLHPDPNKMQARQLDPSLRLSTLNSSHVDLLNETWAYGGSKHSRGYLAALVRSFPNSCILDSNGRLVSWSILDPFGALAHGYTLPEYRGQGYITIINKDLAMRVHASGYPVYGNVALDNERMQNYLKYWGFQRLSALCHFIYHTPKPSTGSI
- the LOC143829570 gene encoding glycine N-acyltransferase-like protein 3 isoform X1 translates to MLILSCPSKLQLLEGILRKSLPQTLSVHGAVMHINRGNPAGHEVLVDSWPKFKAVLTRPHREVAKDDSDLYTNMYAAFYHDLDAYRTLLQDSDAVNWAQTLYILGHQDGLYEASRDAAAAKQTQFSPSSYFTYLHPDPNKMQARQLDPSLRLSTLNSSHVDLLNETWAYGGSKHSRGYLAALVRSFPNSCILDSNGRLVSWSILDPFGALAHGYTLPEYRGQGYITIINKDLAMRVHASGYPVYGNVALDNERMQNYLKYWGFQRLSALCHFIYHTPKPSTGSI